The nucleotide window GGGGCGAGGGGCCAACTCTGGAGCCCGGGACCTCCCGACAGAGGGGGCGGAGGGAGAATGGGTCGGCCCTTTCCACGCCCTATGGAAACTCCATACTGGACAAGAGGGGAGTGTCTATTCTCAAACTTCCCTTTGAGGCGGAATGTTAACTAAGAAGCTTAAGCTCAAAGAATCACCCTTTTAAAAGCTTACTCACACTCTCTGCTCcagctcttctttcctcccttctttgaCAACCATGTAAACCTTCCCCCCTTCcagttttttctccctcttcgCTTCTGCGCGGATGGTGGCGGCCCGCGGGGTGCGCAGCCGCAGAGAGTTCGGGGCGGTGCCGGTGAGGGGCGGGTGACGCAGCGGCCGTCGCTGCCATTTTAAGTTGTTTGTTCTCACTTCTCTTCTCAAACGCGACTCTGCCCCGGACCCGGGAGGCGTCGAGGTCGCCGCCGCCGCTGTCGCTTCCGCAGCCACCGGTGGGGGGGATCCGAGCTGTGCCACCGCGGAAGCCCACCCTCCGCTTCAGCATCTCTCCCCTCCTGGTCTCCTCGATCTTCTTTCCGAGAGCCGGAACTCGACCCGTGCGGAGAAGAAAGACTCCAGAGCAGATGTTTGAActgaaataactttattttgggGGGTTTACTTCGCTGACAGACCCCCCCCCCTTAGCGCAgggctcccctccccttcctcccttccccctctgccGCCAGTACAAATCCgacccccctcttcctcctcgtttctccttctctctttctctcgccGTCGCCGCCGTACCCGCGTCCTTCCAGTCCGCCGCCGCCCGGGGCGCTGAGCCAGACTATGGGTCCCAGGTGGGGGCTGAGCGGCGGCAGCAGCGCGGGCGGCCCGGTCACAGTGCGCACTGCAGCGGGGATGGAGGGGCTCAGTTGGCTGGTGGTTTTCTCTTGACATGGCTCCTGCCAGTGCTGCGAGCAgcgcccccgccgccgcctcctcttCCGCCGCCGCCACCGCTCCGCCCGCGGGCTGCGGCTAGAGGGCCCGAACCCCACCCGAGAGTCGGTCAGTGAGTCCCGGTCTCCGCGGGGACAGGGAGGGGACTTCCCCGTCACCCACCCCCGACCCAGCTGCCTCGAGTCCACCCTCTACCCCTTTGGGAAACCAACTAACGACCCCGCCCTAAGCAATTCAAACTCGGGAAACATGGTCTGTTCAACGTGAGAGCGGAATCCgggaacttaatttttttttcttgggggggggggtggggtgggcatactttaaaaaataatattaacgcaactattttcttttcttcccactgATCCTTCCCACTTACCCTCTCCCGCCTCCTCTACCCGGGCGGGGATTGTTTCCACGATGAAATGAGTGAAAACCCGAGTGATCCAGTGTCTCCCGTGGTGCGAGTGAGTCGCTGCCGCTGAAGGcaaagggtgggggtgggacctGGGGGGTGGAAGGCCGGTGGTCCCCAGGCACTGCCTGGGATTTGGGAGAAGAGCCCGCCACCTTTGCCTCAGCAATGCTCACACGAAGATAAGTCGCACTCCCCACGGTCGTGCACGGGGGCAGATTCATAGGGAAGGCTCCCTTGGGGAATGTAGGACTCATTGTAGGACTTGGGGTGTTGGGATCCCGGGCGTTAATCAGGTCTAACCACAGAGCCGGAGTCATTACTGTATTCTGTACCCCCTTTCCCTGTGCCATCATGATTCTCCTTGGCAGCAGCATTAGCAGCCGCCTGAGGGTGAAAATGTGGGTGATGGGGAAGTTGGTAATGACTCCGCTGTTTTTTCTTATGGCTCCTTTGGGCAACAGCTGCCCGCCCCCGGTATACACTGTAGTTGAttgcagggaagccctgtacctctccccttccttctcaaCCGATTTTGCACTTTTCTCTTTGCTCACCACCAAGTGTAATCAATAACACGCACTGACAATATATAGCAATAGTGAAATCTGAAATAACTAAGAATTAATTAGGTACTACAGCCATGGATCTGGCTGGGTAAAATCCAATTGGGTATTTCAGTTTCATTCACCTACCCTGTTTTGGGGGGTTATTTtggtggcttttttttcccctttccttttttttttttttttttttttgacattcagAAAGCAAGGATCACAGTCCCCCTCCCCATTCCTTTTCATTATCCCTTCtctgaaaagagggaaaaaaatccggATGGATTTTAAGGATTGGACTGATGTCAGCTGTGTTTTATTGCACACCTAAATCCTATTAATAGGTTTTTCAGTTCCCCCACCTTTATTTTGGCAGTTAAGCCAAATGTGTTTTCCAAAAAGTTAGttcaagtattttctcctctttctttccttccttcccttcctttttcccaTCTGACCCCAAACGTTATTGTCCAAACATGACTGGACAGCAGCTTTTGTTTCTTGACCCTGTTAAATGACAGTCTGCTAATATTGCCAGAAGGTGCAGTTTTTGGGTTACAGTCTTGATTTTAGCTATTCAATCATattagcaggaaaaaaatgaCTTGTTTCTGTTGTACTTGAGTCTTAAGAAAAAGTGCCCATAGTTTAGTGACAATTTCCAAAGGCTTTAGTACCACCTGTATTTCAAAATGGGGGACCCAAACTCCCGGAAGAAACAAGCTCTGAACAGACTACGTGCTcagcttagaaagaaaaaagaatctctaGCTGACCAGTTTGACTTCAAGATGTATATTGCCTTTGTATTCAAGGAGAAGGTAATTTAAAGTTCTTAATGTGAATTAGCACAAGTGATTTTTGTAAGTGTATATTAGGTTAAAGAGTCTACATTTGTGTGCTTTAACTTTGACTCTTGTGGGTAATTATCTCAATCAAAGGAGTTGCGGTATAACTGAACGGAAGGCTTGAGTGCTCTTGGTTTGGTATTACTTAATTCTAAAGCTTCTTAGGATCCACTTTTAGTTAACATGGGGTGGGTAGCATTTGTAAAACTCATTTATGTTTTACAATGAATTTCATTTATGTGGAGTTACATAAAGAACTTGATAACTGAATTTAAAGATTGTTTAAAGTATACAGAATGTTTGAAAGTAGTAAATTAGAATCAAAATGTTTATATGCTGAAAGCGATCTGGTTCATCAACTCGTTACGTTTTCTCATGGTACATTTAACGAAATAGAATGCACTTTAATTCTTAGAGCAATTGATTACTGTAAAGGTTTAATTTGTGTTTAGAAGTGCAGTTGATTAAAATTCAGAATGACCAaaagaagtttaaatttttttgtcttaatCAGAATTAATTCACAGTTAAATAGCAAATAATAAGTTGTGAGGAGAACATGAtaaaagcagtatttttttgcaacttaaaataatggacaaaaaaaaaaaataatggacacTTTCTTAGATAATCGATCTCTCTTTGACATGAGGTCAGGTTATGAATATTAAGGAAATACTACTTTGATTTTGTGCTTAAATTATGAGCTAATTTCACATCAGAAACATCATCTTAGCTTGGTATTCCTTTAATTTTCCCACGTTTTTACCCCACTATTAAAGATACTAGTATTCAATATTTAAGAATGCTCTTAGCTACTAGAGTATAGCATTTTAAAGTGGTTTCAAAAGTGGTTTGTTTTGAAATGATATCACggatttacttcttttctttttttcctttttttgttaatTGCAGCATTGATAAGATGAGATTTTAGTTGAAGCCATTATAATGTAGGTTCACTAGAAATAAATACAAGATATAAGTAGTGAGACTAGATATTTGAATGTAATCTGTGAGATGCCCCAGATTATACCATCTAGCTCTTCTAACACCTATGAAAACCTGCTTTTATTCTTTGAATGGACAGTATCCAGGCAGTTGTCTGAGCAGTTGATAAATTTTATAACCTAAGTTGATGATGAGCCCTTGATCTTAACTACGTTTGAAGATttggtagactttttttttcttgaatgttgACGCTTGTAGTTACGTAATATCCAGAAGGAGTAATGGAAATTGACCCTTTTAAGGAGTGAAGCAGTTAATTTGTCTGAAGAGCTTTGATTTTAAACTGCTGAAATTTTAATTTGGCTGTATATAGGACCAGTTAAGTGAATTTACATCAAGAGTaaatcactgttttgtttttttaaccttagGGGTATCTGGTGTTTGTTTCTCACACCATTTAAGAAATATTGTCTAAAATAAGTACTTGCTATGGTTACCATAAGCTATAAAACCATGCAGTTAAAACATTCTGATAATAGCCTGTTTGTGTGTGGTAGAGGAGTAAGGGGGTTGGGAGAAGAACAGAAGGATCCACCTATTTGGAAATCTGTGTTTTCAGTACAAAAATTACATCAGTTAAGAATTTTGCTGGGTTAGAATAAAGGTACATGACATTGTAATATGAACTCTGGGTGTTAAGACAGTGTGCTACCTTTGGgttaatacacttttttttttcttttagaagaaaaaatcagCACTCTTTGAAGTGTCTGAGGTTATACCAGTCATGAcaaataattatgaagaaaatatcCTGAAAGGTGTGCGAGATTCCAGCTATTCCTTGGAAAGTTCCATAGAGCTTTTACAGAAGGATGTGGTACAGCTCCATGCTCCTCGATACCAGTCTATGAGAAGGGTAAATTCTATTTTTGTCTTGGTTTTGGTAGGTTTTTGTGAGTTAAACTTGGGTTTTTCTTCCTCCTAAGAATGGGTAGTTAATTATGGtcataaatctctttaaaagtGGAATTTAAATAAAGCATGGATAACTTTCTTATGTGTTATTATGTTGGTAATTGTGTACATTGTTGCTGTGGTTCGTGGTTTATATTACTGTTCATTGGGATTTCCTTTTTCAGGGGAGAACATCGTGCCCCTTATAAGTAAGGAATTTTGCTAAACTTCTGCAGCTCATTGAAAGAAAGTTAGTCTAGGCAAGCTTGAACAAGAGGTCCCCGGGATTAGTGGGCTTGTTGGGGAGGCTGGAGATAACCATATACTGCTCTGGAAGAGGTTAGTTGGCCTCAATAATCAGCATACAACAAAAATAGCATTTCACCTGTGATTAGAAGGTAGTGATTCATATTAGAAGTTCTGATTTTGAAGAGTGGAAATAATGGtacaaggactttaaaaaaaaaaagacaaaaaattagaGCTGCGGTTGGAGTTTTCACTATGCACTGAGTTAAGATCTTGATGTGAAAAACATTGGACTGAGTGATTATGTGGACTCtataagataaaaattagaattaGGTCATGAGCTGTTCAAATTGTATACAAACCTCATAAAAGACATAAAGTGATAcatggttgacccttgaacaacacagatttgcaccaactgccaggatccacttataagcagattttttcaataaatacatatacaataCTACttaatccacagttggttgaattcaCAGATGCAGGACTGTAGGTGTATGGGGGGCTGGCTATAAAGTTGTGTGCTGAAATTTCGACTCTGCTCAGTGCCCTTCATGCCCAAGCTGTTCAAGGGTCGGCTGTATAGTGGACCTTTTGCACTTGTAAAACGTTTCTGTAGTCAAACCCTGTAAGTTGTGACACTGCTTGTTCCGGCTTTGTTTCCTtgaaagtaaatttttattttttattttttttggcattttataGGATGTAATTGGCTGTACTCAGGAGATGGATTTCATTCTTTGGCCTCGGAATGATATTGAAAAAATTGTCTGTCTCCTGTTCTCTCGGTGGAAAGAATCTGATGAGCCTTTTAGGCCTgttcaggtattttattctaaaataagtgTGGTGAACATGTAAACAAGTTGAAAACTCAGAATAGGGTCCAATTAAAGAAATTCTTTGGGAATATGCTCTCTAATAAGTTTTACTTCATGAGTCCCTCCTCGCCTTTTGACTGTTGTAATGCAAGAATAGGAAGCGTTTGGATTATAGAATCTCTTGAGAATGAGGTGGGTCTAACTATCCAGTGTGTCCTTGAAATTATGGTCAGAGAAAATCTTTTAAGGtagacatttgtttatttatagagGAGCCCATAGATGAACTTCAGAAAATCTCTTCCCCTGCACCACACACTCTCCTAAAATACTTTATACTTAACCCTGGTTGTCAAAGGAATCTAAGAAATGAATTAAACCCTTTTCTAGGAGTTGATTTGCATAAAAACTTTATAGGAGAAAAGTAAATGTAGTAGTGGTTCTTAATTAACTTTCCTTGACATCTTGCTATGTTTTGACTTGTCATTTGATGTGCTTGACAATTCTAGTGCTTTATTTCAGGGCATTTACCTGGgtgttgatttaattttatttatagtgtatatatatatatgaatggaaGGAAGTACAACAAGATCCACCAAAGTGTTAATTATGATTAGTTTTAGGTCAGATATAgctaacttttcctttttaaatatatgtatgtgtttcagTAAATTTCTAATGAGCATACTTATTTAacaatcagaaaaacaaagaatttgtTTAATTCGCTACCCTGTACTGTGGAAAGCTCCACGAATGATAAAACGTTAACTTACGGACTGAATATAAGCAGTAGGATATAGGTAATAGCtttataattttagaattctACTGCAGTAAATAAGGTAACAATGTAAAAACAAATACACTTCTCTGAAGtaatttaatatacataaatatcctgaaaagctttaaataaaaataacatagttttttctctcaagatagatgagaaaaggaaaagtaaactttaactcacactttttttttttttttgactcgaAGCAGTTTAAAATCTGAATACTTCAGTCGTGAGATTTAATAGGAACCAGAgtaaagattgttttaaaatatccagTTCTATTGTATTCACAGTGCTGTGAAGTACAGAGAAGTACTAGTAAAGTAgatctcttctttcctcttcatcCCTTATGCCGTTGCTTTAGGTTAGCTCTTCATC belongs to Orcinus orca chromosome 10, mOrcOrc1.1, whole genome shotgun sequence and includes:
- the C10H6orf62 gene encoding uncharacterized protein C6orf62 homolog isoform X2 translates to MSENPSDPVSPVVRKKKSALFEVSEVIPVMTNNYEENILKGVRDSSYSLESSIELLQKDVVQLHAPRYQSMRRDVIGCTQEMDFILWPRNDIEKIVCLLFSRWKESDEPFRPVQAKFEFHHGDYEKQFLHVLSRKDKTGIVVNNPNQSVFLFIDRQHLQTPKNKATIFKLCSICLYLPQEQLTHWAVGTIEDHLHPYMPE
- the C10H6orf62 gene encoding uncharacterized protein C6orf62 homolog isoform X1, whose translation is MGDPNSRKKQALNRLRAQLRKKKESLADQFDFKMYIAFVFKEKKKKSALFEVSEVIPVMTNNYEENILKGVRDSSYSLESSIELLQKDVVQLHAPRYQSMRRDVIGCTQEMDFILWPRNDIEKIVCLLFSRWKESDEPFRPVQAKFEFHHGDYEKQFLHVLSRKDKTGIVVNNPNQSVFLFIDRQHLQTPKNKATIFKLCSICLYLPQEQLTHWAVGTIEDHLHPYMPE